The DNA segment AAATGTTGTTGCTGTAATGTAGTAGAACATGAAGCCTCTGCCAAATATTTCGTTTGCTAATTGTATGATTACGGCTTTGTCACCTGCAGTAATGTGATACATGCTTATAAGGACAGATATGCCGCCAAATGAAATTAAGACAATAGAAGATAGCAAAATCAAGACGGTTATGGCTTTTTTCACTGATGGTTCTTTAAAATTCGGCACCGCATTGCTTACAGCTTCAACACCTGTCAAAGCAGAACATCCATTTGAAAAAGCTCTTAAAAGCAAGAACAGTGTAACTGGTTCAACAGCTTTTAAAGGTGTGGTAGGAGGCACATATCCTCCTTTTATCTTTACAATACCCGCAATAAGCATCGCAACTATGCCAAAAACAAAAGCATACGTAGGAACACCAAAAATTCTGGATGATTCACGTATACCTCTCAAATTACCTATCATTAAAATCAAGACAATCGCGATACATATAAGTATTGAGTAAGGCCTCAAAAATAAAAATGCAGATGTTATCTGATCAACACCTGATGACACACTAACTGCCACTGTTAAAATATAGTCGACAGACAGTGCAGCACCAGCTACTACTCCTGCTATTTTCCCTAAGTTGTCAGATGCGACTATGTAGGCGCCTCCTCCATTTGGATAATTTTCTATCGTCTGTATATAAGAAAAAGTTAATATCAATAATAGACTGATAATGGCAGCAGAAATATAAAGTAGGTTTTTATACGCCATAAAGCCTATTGCAGGCAGCAAAACTAATAAGATTTCCTCGCCGGCATAAGCCACAGAAGAAATCGCATCGCTGGACAGTATAGGAAGTCCCCATATTACGCCGTATTTCTCATTTTTAATAGCCTTATTTGTCAGTGGTCTACCTATTAAAGCCCTCTTAAGTCTATTAAACATTATAACGCCTCCGCTTATTAATAATAATTGATTATATATCATTATTAATTATTTATCAATATGGATTTATCTATATATTTTACTATTTTTACTGCCTTTCCTCTCTGTATTTATCCATTACGTGAGAAAATATCTCCGCATTTGTTGGAGGTGTGTACGAAATAGCATTTGCACCAGCTTCTATCGTCTCCATTATTGTCTCATCTGTAGGCCCTCCTGTGGCAATTATCGGTATATTGGGGCAAATGTCTCTCACTCTTTTCACAATCTGCGGCGTTTTTTTTGCGCCTGAAATATTTAAAATCGTTGCCCCTGCATCTACGCGGCCTTTTATGTCTTCATTTTCTGAGACGATGGTGACTATTATCGGTATATCGATCGTAGCTCTTATTTTTTTGATTATATCATTTGCGGTAGGTGCATTGACGACGACACCCATAGCACCTTGGAATTCTGCATCAAGTGCTAAATTGACTACCCTCTTGCCTTGTGTAAGTCCACCGCCAACACCGCTAAACACAGGAATGTCTGACGCCATAATTATAGCATGTGTGATGACAGGCTGCGGTGTAAAAGGATAAACTGCTAATATGGCATTTGCATTTGTGTTTCTTATTATAGCTATGTCTGTAGTAAAAAGTATGGACTTTATCACTTTTCCATGTATTTTTATACCCGAAACATTTTGTATGACTTCTGGAACTCTGACCATCTTCTGCCTCAAAGGAGACACTATCTCCGGTATGAACATATTGTCCACACATATCACCTCCAAAATTAAGTTTTAAAAGCATATTGTAGTATACCACAACTTCGATGTCATTTAAACTGATTTTTTTCTTTTCCATTTAAGTAATAAATGGCTATCTGCGTCCTATGCTGAAGGGATGTCTTATCAAGTATAGACGATATATAGTTTTTCACGGTTCCTTCTGAAATAAAAAGTTTATCAGCAATTTCTTTGTTAGAAAGTCCTTTCGATATAAGATCCATTATTTCTATCTCTCTTTTCGTGAACATCGACATGTCGATTTTTGAACCGTCACGCTTGCGAATCCCTTCTTTAATCTTGTCAAGAACTACATCCTGTATGACCGAATTGCCTTCGTAGACCATTTTTATGGCATTCTTTATGTTTTCGGGAGAATTATTCTTCAAAAGATATCCTTTTGCGCCGCTTCTTATGGCATCTACTATGTATTCATCGTCGTCAAATGTAGTGAGTATCAAAACCTTCGTCTTTGTACGACTGCATATTTCGTAAGATGCCTGCACACCGTTCATTATAGGCATTCTAACGTCTATCAATGCAACATCTACTTTGTGATTTAAGCAGTAGTTTAAAGCTTTTAATCCATCGTCAACGCAAGACACTACTTCAAAGTCTTTATCCATTTCCAATATGATCTTAAGACTTTCTCTAATAAGAGAGTCATCGTCGGCAATAATTATCTTAATCGGCATTCAACATCCCTCCAATGGAAGCAAAAATATCACCGAAAATCCATTTGAACCATCTATAATGACTTTTCCTCCAACGCTTTCGCATCTCTCCTCGATGCCTTTAAGTCCAAGTCCTTTTCTTACAACATCAGTGCCAACGCCATTATCTTTCATTTCCACTTTAATAAATTTATTAAGCACGTCAATGGTTAAAGAAACTTTAGTGGCTTTTGAATATTTCATGGCGTTTGTCAACAATTCCTTTACATTTTCCATTATGATATTCCACTGTGAATATGTAATCTTATCAATAATACCAGTGTATTTTAAATTTGCAGAAATATGAGTCTTTAATGCAAAATCATCCAAAACAAGCTTCAATCTGTTAAGCCCCATCTGTTCCGGTGGTGGTTTTATCTCCCTTAATGCAATTCTTATGCTTTCAAGTCCATTTCGCAATGTGTCTATGGTGCTTTGGATCATCTTTTTCGCATCATCTTTGTTTCTATCCATTAGAAGCTTCGAAGCTTCCAACTGCATCAAACTTCCTGATATTGTATGCCCAATATCATCGTGAATTCTCTGTGACAGCTTATTTCTTTCTTCTAACTGTGTAGTGTATTTAAGCTGCCTTTCATACTCTTCATTTTTATCTATTCTTATGTATAAATCCTGTACTTTCCACCTCAATTCATCGTTTCTCTTTTTTAAGCTTTCTAACTTGTCGTATGACATTTTGCTGAGAAATAATATAAGGTACGACATCAACAATGTAATAATATATTCTGGCATCAATTCACTTTTAATAAATATCATAACTGAGAGCGAAGCGACAAGGCTAAACAAATACGTAGTCAATCCCGAAAATATCTCATAAATATTAAGTGGAAATAAAAACACAAAAAAGCCGCTGACATAATTATACGAAAACATCAATAAGCCAATGGATAGAAACAGCATAAGCTTTTTTATCATCTTTCCATTTGTTAAATAATACGCCATATTGATACAAATGTATAGAAGAATGAAAGCAACAAACTCTGCCGGATATGTAGCCACATCTGTGTATATGTATTTTACAATAATGTATAAAATAATGATTAATTTTGTCGCAATAATCCACATTTCCATAAAAATATCTCCTTGATAGACTAATTATATTTTATCCCAAAATGATTGTATTTGCACTATAAAAAAATAAGGCTTAAAGCCTTAAATTACACAAAATCTGCCATTTTATTAGACATCTTCATTTTATACGATGCAATCAGTATAAAAGTTAAAGCGAATGCCAGCAATATAAAAATATTCAGCAATACATCACTACTGGACGTGGCACCTTCTATTTTTGTTATGGCGTCAATAGCCCATCTTTGCGGCATAAAATATGAAACCTTTTGGAAAATCTTCGGCATGACTTCAATAGGCCAAAAAGCGCCTCCCAACATACAGCTTGGAGTTATTATCAATGTCGATAATCCTCCAGATTGAGCAGTAGAATCGCTAAATGCTACGATAAGCATACTAAGCCCTATAGCAGATATCCCAAACGCAACAAGAATTACAAATATTTCTAAAAAAGATTTGTCAAAAGGAAGCTTCATAAACACAGCCAAAAGCAGCATGATAAGCCCTATCTGAAACAAAGTCACTATCATATTCACTATGAAGTTGCTTGATGCATATACTATAGATTTGACGGGTGCAGCGCATATCCTGGAGTAAGTTTTATCTCGTTTTTCCTGCAGCATAAGCTCTGCTATCCTGCTCGTTCCCATCATCAAAAACATTATAAACATACCTACGCTGCGTGTCATTATGTCGTTGATCACGCTTTTGTCTTTAACTGTGTATTCTCCTAATTTTATCAATGCATTTTTTTCGTATTCTTGGTACATTTTATAAAAAGTGCTGCTATCGCCATTAGAAGAAATCGACAGGTATTTTAAATTGCTGATGTACTCATCAACATAATTTTTTACGGCTAAGGCGACTTCTTTGCCTTTGATAGACACGATTTGAACTTTTAAAGGTTTATCTTCAATTACATTTTTGCTGAAATCTTTCGGAAATATAATCGCAAAATCGATATTTCCTTTTGTAACGTATTTATCCAAATTGCTTTTATCAATATTGACAACTCTGAACTTTTGAGAATCTTTAAATGAGTTTACTAAGTCTTTTGATAATATGCCTGTGTCGTTGTTTATGACTCCAATCGTTAATTTTGAAGTACCGGACAGATTCACCGTCAAAACTACAAAAGGTATTAAAACCGACAACAGTATATAAATCAAATTCCCTTTTCTCCTGAAAAACAATTTTAAAGTATTCTTTACGAGAAGAAAAACGTTTCTCACGATTAGAAAGCCTCCTTTCTAAACAAATAAGCGGCTAAAAACACGAAAACAAAAGCACATGCCAAATTAATGACTATCGCTGCTAATACGTCATTGTAATTATTGGCAAAAGCCACATTTAATATGGCTGAATTCGTCCATTTTATTGGTGATATGTTGGACAGATTTTTAAATAAGGCTTCCGCAGCATCTACCGAAAAATAAGAACCACCCAAAAATGCTATAAAAGGAATTATTGCATTGACAATACCTGATGCAACGCCGCTGTTTTTAAATAAAAACCCGAGGCAGATTCCGAGACTTATAGAAAATATAATCTCACTTATTATTATCAACGTGATTGTGTATATATCATTTCCCCAATAAGCTTTAAGTATAAACCTGCTGTACAGAAAAACTAAAATTGACTGCAAAAAAACTGATAGCGATGAACCTAAAATTTTTCCCAATAATATCTCATGCTTTTTAGCAAGGGTTGTAAGCATTCTATTGCCTGTATTTCTCACTCTCTCACTGTTTATAGAGTAAATGCCGCTTATAGAGCCATAAAGTATGATTAACGTCAACATGGTGATTGAATAGTAATCGTAAGAAGACGGCTGTCTTTCACTATTTAACGACACTATTTCCGTAAAGTCGTAATTGTCACTTACATTTATTTTTGATAATGATTGTGGATTTTCCTTTGCTAAGACAGCAACAACATTAAATCTATCAACAAAAGTTTTGAGAATCGTCTCAACAATGTTTGTATCAACAAAGTCTCTGTCGTTTTTGTAAAATACTATATTATTTCCTCTTAGGACAATGTAACCCGCACAATTATACTTTACATTTCTAACATCGTTTATGCCACTGGCTATTTCTTTCACCTCATGAAACCTTATCCCCAACTTCTCACAGCTATCCACAAAATTATTAAATCCTTTCGATAGCTCTTTGCTTCCGTTATCTGTGTATTCTACGCTGATATTGCTTATCTTGTGATCGCTATTAAATGTATTTGAAAAAGCAAAACCTAATATGGTCATAAGGACTATAGGAAATAAAACCATGAATACCATAGCTTTCTTACTTCTAAAATTTTCCTTTATTTCTCTCGATGCGATTTTTAATACTCTCATGATCAATCCACCTTAATCTCTTAATTTTCTACCTGTAAGCGTCAGAAACACCGTTTCTAAATCAGGCGTCTGTGTCTCAATGTTTTTGATAGCTATGCCATCAGACGTAAAGTAGTGAATTATCTTGTCAAGGTTGCTAACATCCCTATAGCTTACGATTTTTACCGTATTTTCATCTATATCAATGCTTTTTACTCCGTTAATAGCTTTAAGTTTGTTTTCATCTATATTCGCCACTGAAGTGACAGTTATCATCACCGTATTCGCATCTGTAATGATTGATTTAAGTTCTTCTTTAGTGCCCTCGGCAATTATCTTTCCATGATCAATTATGGAGATTTTCGTGCATACGGCTTCAACTTCCTCCATGTAATGGCTTGTGTATATTACAGTGCTTCCCATCTCATTTAGCTTTTTCACAGATTCTAAAATATGATTTCTTGATTGAGGATCTATGCCGACTGTAGGTTCGTCCAATATTATTATCTTCGGCTTATGCGCTATCGCACATGCTATATTAAGTCGCCTTTTCATTCCTCCCGAAAATTTATTTGCCAGCCAATTTGCTTTGTCTTGTAGACCTACGAATTCCAACGCCATGTCAACACTTTCTTTAAGTTCCCTGCCTTTAAGTCCGTAAAGACTTGCAAAAAAGCTTACATTTTCGTATGCGGACAGTTCTCCATAGATAGCAATATCCTGTGGCACAACGCCAATATTCATTTTAGCGAAATCAGGCTCTCTTTTTATGTCCCTCTCCATCACATAGACTTTTCCGCTGTCCATCTTCAAAAGCCCGCATATTATATTTATAGCTGTACTTTTACCGGCACCATTTGGACCTAAAAAGCCGTAAATCTCTCCTTCTTCAATTTCAAGATTTACATTGTCAAGTGCCACTAAGTCCCCAAATCTTTTGGTCAATCTTTCAAATTTCACAGCTTTCATAAACATTCTCCTTTATTTGAATCTTACGTTTAAATCATATAACAAAAATTGATCTTTATTAAGTACAAAAAGTCACTACTTGTATATGACTTTTGTCACAAAAAAAGAGACGGCGATAACCGTCTCCATGATTATATATAAAAAGGCTCGCAATGATCTTCGCTTCAGCCTATATAAATCTTTGCACACCTGTATTAAATCAAACCTTATGACTTAATACAAGCATCTCAAAACCTATATAGACCTTTGCTCGACCATTATAAATACCTTAGAAACCTAATATAATCTCTCGACTATATTAGACCTCCAACCTAAGTACAACATTAAGCTATACATCTGGCCTGCGGAACTTATAATGATCTTAGCTCGACTATAATACATCTCTTTTAACCTTATATTAATCTCTATGACTAATATAAAGCCTTACAAGACATATTACAGTCTGCCCGCCGACTGATATTGGACCATTAGATCCAATATCAATCTTTGGCCGATCATCTAAGAACTTTCGTCCTTAGATGATCTTGGCTCAACCATTGCGAACCTTACGATATTATATTGTCCCGATTACAACATAATATACTTAAAAGCATGTGGTAAATTTAGGAATTTTTATAATTCAAAGCGATTACTTCTTTTCTGCCTTCTAAATAATTTTTGTCAATTTCGATTTCATTGGATTGAATCTTTTGTCCGCCTGTCATCTTCAAGAAATTATCCTCTGTTTCAATTGGAAAATCAACGTTGCTTGTCCTATAGTGCATCGCAATGGTCAACTTTGGCTTAAGCTGTTCAACTACTTTTACCGCTTGCCTGTCATCAATCGTGTAATACCCGCCAATCGGCACCATCAATACATCTATATCTCCTATGTCTTTTATCATATCGTCTGTAAGTATATGTCCAAGATCTCCTGCATGGCACACCTTTATGCCATCAACTTCGATCACGAATATAATGTTTTTGCCCCTTTTAGCCCCATGCTCGTCATCGTGAAACACGCTTACTCCTTTTATATGAACACCTTTCACATCGTGCTCACCAGGAGTATTTACGATCTTATAATCTCCTTTTACGGCTTTAAAGTAATTGTGGTCAAAATGAGAATGGGATGATGTCACAATATCGGCTTCTGTTTCAGGCAGCGGGTATCCTACAGTCTTATCAAACGGATCTGTCACTACGCTTGTGCCATTTTCTGACACTATTTTAAAGCAGGAATGTCCAAAATACCTTATTTTCACATTAACACCTCCTATGCCATATTATAACACATTATCCTATCCTATATTAACATCATTGGCACGATTCATAGCTTTATCATAAATCTCATCTGGATAGCCTAATCTCCATAAAAATATTAGGCGGATTACCCGCCTTTACATTTTCTCTGGTGCTGTTATCTTCAGCATATCAAGTACGTTCTTTATTACAATTCTTGTGGCATCGATTAAAACTATCCTTGCTTTCATCAGTTCTTCGTCAACGCCTCTTACCCTGCAGCTATTGTAAAAAGTGTGAAACAGTGATGCCACATCGAGTATATACCGCGTAATCCTGTGAGGAGCCATGGTATTTGCTGCTATTGTAATTTCCTCCGGCAGATACGCCAATTTTTTAATCAAACTGATTTCTGCCTCTTCTTTCAACAATTTTAAGTTGACTTCTTTTAAATTGTCTGTATCAATCCCGTCTTCCTTCAATTGCCTCAATATAGAACATATTCTGGCATGGGCGTATTGAACGTAAAAAACTGGATTCTCATTCGACTGCTCAACAGCCAAGTCCATGTCAAAGTCAACAGCACTGTCTGCTGAACGCATATTAAAGAAAAATCTTGCAGCATCTTTGCCGACTTCATCAATCAAATCTCTCAATGTCACCATTTTGCCTGTCCTTTTTGACATCCTCACTACTTCTTTGCCCTTCATAAGCCTTACAAGCTGCATCAAAAGCACGTCAAGCCTATCGGGATCAATGCCTAATGCTTTCATGGCACCCTTCATCGGTGCTACATGTCCGTGATGATCGGCACCCCATATGTCGATGACCCAATCAAAGCCACGAGTCACAAATTTATTCTTGTGATAGGCTATATCAGATGCTAAATATGTGGGAAAACCATTAGCCCTTACCAAAACATCGTCTTTTTCAGCGCCAAAAAGCGTCTCTTTAAACCAAAGAGCACCATCTTTCTCATACGTATAGCCTTTTTCCTTAAGTTCTTTTATGACTGATTCTACCTCACCGCTTTCATGCAGTGTATTTTCAGAAAACCATACGTCGTACTCTATCCCGTACGCTTCAAGGTCCTCTTTAAGTTTAGCTATGTTCTTTTTAAGCCCATACTGTATTAATGCTTTTCTCCTATCCTCTGGATCTGCATCTTTGTACTTATCACCGTATAATTCTAAAAACTCTTTCGCTCTTTCAATTATGTCGTCGCCGTGATAGCCACCTTCAGGCACTTCGGCATCTTCACCCAATAATTGCAAATAGCGCGCTTCCAATGACAAGCCAAATTTCTCTATTTGGTTGCCAGCATCGTTTATGTAAAACTCCCTCGTAACATCATATCCTGCATAGTCCAATATAGATGATAGGGCGTCACCTAATGCGCCGCCTCTGGCATTTCCCATGTGCATGGGTCCCGTTGGATTTGCTGATACAAACTCCACTTGAACTTTTTTGCCATTTCCGATATTTACTCTGCCGTAATCTGAGCCTTTTTCTTTTATAAGCATCAATGCTTCAACGCTATAATCATCATTTAAGTAAAAATTCATAAACCCTGGACCGGCTATTTCCACCTTTTCAATCATAGTGCCTTCAAGCTTAAGTCCATCTTTAATTAATTCTGCGATTTTTCTCGGCGGCATCTTTGCAGATTTCGCCATTATCATGGCTGTATTTACAGCCAAATCTCCAAATTGTTTTTCTTTAGGCTCCTCTATTTCCACTGATGGAATTTCTTCAATATTTAAAAGGCCGTTTTTTCTGGCTTCCTCTATAGAGTTTATCACTATTTCAGTTATCTCATCTTTTACCTTTTGTACGATATTATCCAAATTAATTAACCTCCCGCACTGTTAAATGTAGTTCGTTATCGCTTAATACTCTTTTATCTAAGTCGATGGCATATTTGAGTTTTAACTCTCCACCGTTTTCCGTCAAATTTACTTTGATTTCATCAGATTTTACACCAAGCATTATATTGCCAAAAGGAGTCACATAGTTTGATTCATGCCTTGTGTTCTTTTCAAATACCATCTTTGATTGATTGTCTCCAAATCTCATTAAGATTACTAAATCTTCGCCAACTTTCAACGTAGTCGTCGTCTTATCCAAGCCAGAAAGCTCAGACTCATCATACTTTATATAGTAGTATTCGCCTTTTTTCAAAAATTCACCCTCTGTTATAAGCTCTATCGTATCTGTCTCATTTTGCGCATTTTTCTGTGTGCCTTTGACCGTAATCAAAGCTTTTTTCAAGCTAAACTCCCCTTTACCAGTTTGTACATTTCTCATTGTAAGCAGATAAAGCCAATTGTATAAGCTCATCAATCAATTTGCTGTATGGCTTTCCCGATGCCTCCCAGAGCTTAGGATACATGCTGATTTGGGTAAATCCTGGAATCGTATTTAATTCATTCAAGTAGACTTTACCCGTATTTTTGTCCATCAAAAAGTCTACTCTGGCCATTCCCCTCACGTCTAATGCCGTATACGCTTTTATTGCCAAATCTCTTATCTCCTCCATCTTAGCATCAGGTATAGGCGCCGGAATGAAAAGTTTTGATGCTTCATCAAAATACTTTGCATCGTAATCGTAAAATTCATGTGCCGGAACAATCTCGCCAGCGACAGACGCTTCTGGATTGTCATTGCCTAAAACGGAGCACTCAATTTCTCTTGCATCAATGCCTTCTTCTACAATAATCTTTCTATCATACTTTGCAGCAATTTTCAAGGCATCAAACAGCTCGCCTTCATTGTGAACTTTTGTTATTCCAACACTTGAACCCATGTTTGCCGGCTTTACAAAACAAGGATATCCAATCTTTTCTAATATTTCGCTTTTTATATATTCATACTTCTCTGCATCATTTACATCTTTTCTGTATACGACTGTAAACTTCGGCGTAGGTATGCCAGACTCCAAAAAAATCCTCTTTGAAAAGACCTTATCCATACACAACGATGACGAAAGCACGTTAGGCCCCACATACGGCATCTCAAGAAGCTCCAAAAGGCCCTGTACCGTTCCATCTTCTCCATTGGGCCCATGCAAAACTGGAAAAACTACATCAATGGGATAAAATTCGTAGCTCCCGTCTTTAAATGCGATTATCCCCTTGTACTTAGTAGAAGGTCCTATCAAAGCAGGCACAGCTTCTTTTTCCCATTCGCCTGTGGCGATCTTGTGGACATCTCCACTGTATAAATACCATTGACCATTTTTCGTTATGCCTACCATGTAGACTTCGTACTTTTCTCTATCTATATTGTTAATTATAGAAGTGGCTGAAACCCTTGAAACTTCATGTTCTCCAGACTGCCCCCCAAACAATACAGCTACTTTAAGCTTATCCATAAAAGAATTCATTCCTTTCAAATAGTATACATATAATTAATTATGTATTGTTCATTAATTATATTCTAACCTTTTAGAAATATGGATTCAAGCTAAAGTTTTCAATAGGATAAAATATTAAGGCGGATAAATCCGCCTTAATATTTTAATTTGTCACTTCACTTTTGAAAATCTCTTTAGCCACTGTGCTGCTTGCTTTTCTTACCAATATAAAAATCGTATTGTCACCAGCTACAGAGCCAACGATGTCATCGCACTTTAATAGATCTATCATCTCGGCTACAGCAGATGCGGCTCCAGACAGTGTCTTTATGACAATGATATTCCCATTGCATTTAATATCAACTATGGATTTTAAGAAATTATTTTTGGGAAGACTGCAGTCTTCATTAAAAGCATACTTG comes from the Thermoanaerobacterium aotearoense genome and includes:
- a CDS encoding hydrolase, translated to MFIPEIVSPLRQKMVRVPEVIQNVSGIKIHGKVIKSILFTTDIAIIRNTNANAILAVYPFTPQPVITHAIIMASDIPVFSGVGGGLTQGKRVVNLALDAEFQGAMGVVVNAPTANDIIKKIRATIDIPIIVTIVSENEDIKGRVDAGATILNISGAKKTPQIVKRVRDICPNIPIIATGGPTDETIMETIEAGANAISYTPPTNAEIFSHVMDKYREERQ
- a CDS encoding response regulator transcription factor: MPIKIIIADDDSLIRESLKIILEMDKDFEVVSCVDDGLKALNYCLNHKVDVALIDVRMPIMNGVQASYEICSRTKTKVLILTTFDDDEYIVDAIRSGAKGYLLKNNSPENIKNAIKMVYEGNSVIQDVVLDKIKEGIRKRDGSKIDMSMFTKREIEIMDLISKGLSNKEIADKLFISEGTVKNYISSILDKTSLQHRTQIAIYYLNGKEKNQFK
- a CDS encoding sensor histidine kinase; protein product: MEMWIIATKLIIILYIIVKYIYTDVATYPAEFVAFILLYICINMAYYLTNGKMIKKLMLFLSIGLLMFSYNYVSGFFVFLFPLNIYEIFSGLTTYLFSLVASLSVMIFIKSELMPEYIITLLMSYLILFLSKMSYDKLESLKKRNDELRWKVQDLYIRIDKNEEYERQLKYTTQLEERNKLSQRIHDDIGHTISGSLMQLEASKLLMDRNKDDAKKMIQSTIDTLRNGLESIRIALREIKPPPEQMGLNRLKLVLDDFALKTHISANLKYTGIIDKITYSQWNIIMENVKELLTNAMKYSKATKVSLTIDVLNKFIKVEMKDNGVGTDVVRKGLGLKGIEERCESVGGKVIIDGSNGFSVIFLLPLEGC
- a CDS encoding ABC transporter permease, whose amino-acid sequence is MRNVFLLVKNTLKLFFRRKGNLIYILLSVLIPFVVLTVNLSGTSKLTIGVINNDTGILSKDLVNSFKDSQKFRVVNIDKSNLDKYVTKGNIDFAIIFPKDFSKNVIEDKPLKVQIVSIKGKEVALAVKNYVDEYISNLKYLSISSNGDSSTFYKMYQEYEKNALIKLGEYTVKDKSVINDIMTRSVGMFIMFLMMGTSRIAELMLQEKRDKTYSRICAAPVKSIVYASSNFIVNMIVTLFQIGLIMLLLAVFMKLPFDKSFLEIFVILVAFGISAIGLSMLIVAFSDSTAQSGGLSTLIITPSCMLGGAFWPIEVMPKIFQKVSYFMPQRWAIDAITKIEGATSSSDVLLNIFILLAFALTFILIASYKMKMSNKMADFV
- a CDS encoding ABC transporter permease, coding for MRVLKIASREIKENFRSKKAMVFMVLFPIVLMTILGFAFSNTFNSDHKISNISVEYTDNGSKELSKGFNNFVDSCEKLGIRFHEVKEIASGINDVRNVKYNCAGYIVLRGNNIVFYKNDRDFVDTNIVETILKTFVDRFNVVAVLAKENPQSLSKINVSDNYDFTEIVSLNSERQPSSYDYYSITMLTLIILYGSISGIYSINSERVRNTGNRMLTTLAKKHEILLGKILGSSLSVFLQSILVFLYSRFILKAYWGNDIYTITLIIISEIIFSISLGICLGFLFKNSGVASGIVNAIIPFIAFLGGSYFSVDAAEALFKNLSNISPIKWTNSAILNVAFANNYNDVLAAIVINLACAFVFVFLAAYLFRKEAF
- a CDS encoding ABC transporter ATP-binding protein; this encodes MKAVKFERLTKRFGDLVALDNVNLEIEEGEIYGFLGPNGAGKSTAINIICGLLKMDSGKVYVMERDIKREPDFAKMNIGVVPQDIAIYGELSAYENVSFFASLYGLKGRELKESVDMALEFVGLQDKANWLANKFSGGMKRRLNIACAIAHKPKIIILDEPTVGIDPQSRNHILESVKKLNEMGSTVIYTSHYMEEVEAVCTKISIIDHGKIIAEGTKEELKSIITDANTVMITVTSVANIDENKLKAINGVKSIDIDENTVKIVSYRDVSNLDKIIHYFTSDGIAIKNIETQTPDLETVFLTLTGRKLRD
- a CDS encoding MBL fold metallo-hydrolase, producing the protein MKIRYFGHSCFKIVSENGTSVVTDPFDKTVGYPLPETEADIVTSSHSHFDHNYFKAVKGDYKIVNTPGEHDVKGVHIKGVSVFHDDEHGAKRGKNIIFVIEVDGIKVCHAGDLGHILTDDMIKDIGDIDVLMVPIGGYYTIDDRQAVKVVEQLKPKLTIAMHYRTSNVDFPIETEDNFLKMTGGQKIQSNEIEIDKNYLEGRKEVIALNYKNS
- the argS gene encoding arginine--tRNA ligase — protein: MDNIVQKVKDEITEIVINSIEEARKNGLLNIEEIPSVEIEEPKEKQFGDLAVNTAMIMAKSAKMPPRKIAELIKDGLKLEGTMIEKVEIAGPGFMNFYLNDDYSVEALMLIKEKGSDYGRVNIGNGKKVQVEFVSANPTGPMHMGNARGGALGDALSSILDYAGYDVTREFYINDAGNQIEKFGLSLEARYLQLLGEDAEVPEGGYHGDDIIERAKEFLELYGDKYKDADPEDRRKALIQYGLKKNIAKLKEDLEAYGIEYDVWFSENTLHESGEVESVIKELKEKGYTYEKDGALWFKETLFGAEKDDVLVRANGFPTYLASDIAYHKNKFVTRGFDWVIDIWGADHHGHVAPMKGAMKALGIDPDRLDVLLMQLVRLMKGKEVVRMSKRTGKMVTLRDLIDEVGKDAARFFFNMRSADSAVDFDMDLAVEQSNENPVFYVQYAHARICSILRQLKEDGIDTDNLKEVNLKLLKEEAEISLIKKLAYLPEEITIAANTMAPHRITRYILDVASLFHTFYNSCRVRGVDEELMKARIVLIDATRIVIKNVLDMLKITAPEKM
- a CDS encoding DUF1934 domain-containing protein gives rise to the protein MKKALITVKGTQKNAQNETDTIELITEGEFLKKGEYYYIKYDESELSGLDKTTTTLKVGEDLVILMRFGDNQSKMVFEKNTRHESNYVTPFGNIMLGVKSDEIKVNLTENGGELKLKYAIDLDKRVLSDNELHLTVREVN
- a CDS encoding D-alanine--D-alanine ligase family protein; protein product: MDKLKVAVLFGGQSGEHEVSRVSATSIINNIDREKYEVYMVGITKNGQWYLYSGDVHKIATGEWEKEAVPALIGPSTKYKGIIAFKDGSYEFYPIDVVFPVLHGPNGEDGTVQGLLELLEMPYVGPNVLSSSLCMDKVFSKRIFLESGIPTPKFTVVYRKDVNDAEKYEYIKSEILEKIGYPCFVKPANMGSSVGITKVHNEGELFDALKIAAKYDRKIIVEEGIDAREIECSVLGNDNPEASVAGEIVPAHEFYDYDAKYFDEASKLFIPAPIPDAKMEEIRDLAIKAYTALDVRGMARVDFLMDKNTGKVYLNELNTIPGFTQISMYPKLWEASGKPYSKLIDELIQLALSAYNEKCTNW
- a CDS encoding arginine repressor, whose translation is MVYNQKALRQSKIIEIIRKKEIINQRQLIEELKLNKIIATQSTISQDIKELRLIKVPSTDMKSYKYAFNEDCSLPKNNFLKSIVDIKCNGNIIVIKTLSGAASAVAEMIDLLKCDDIVGSVAGDNTIFILVRKASSTVAKEIFKSEVTN